Proteins from one Telopea speciosissima isolate NSW1024214 ecotype Mountain lineage chromosome 1, Tspe_v1, whole genome shotgun sequence genomic window:
- the LOC122649049 gene encoding putative F-box protein At5g66830 — protein MEKGRRFSEGCTSGSSASAPIVLALSDLDLKKEGEENKEEVERKETDKWSWGLPKEILRMILERLAFPDNLRFAAVCVPWKRVTMERNQMRKYPWVMFSYTHQTKVLSFFSLSESRVYHVNIPWIEARQCLGSCQGWILASNPSPRDCFLFNPFSREAPIELPYLDIWAGKSTYCWHSQNFFHKVILSSSPTDPDCLVLAIMDSCGLAYCKLGDSKWVVFKDIEEDDFGEDVVFYNGQVYALSENDHQLMVLDMEDPVLSGDEDFDLFPSPDEAFALYPRKEDINVCPFMEIVDQEPLFEDASFYQNYLVQSQGNLLLVSRIYRHATGSLDDRDFFTRCECGRKMFPRRHLQTIRFLVYKLVECNPESSDDSNFRYNWVKQSRLGDDQVLFLGRGLCQSLSTVDCPGLKGNTIYFTDDGKLVLNPPQQRDMGIYHLDDSQIEPLLPFDSSQFNVLPFWIIPST, from the coding sequence atggagaaaggaagaagattctCTGAGGGATGCACTAGTGGTTCATCAGCATCAGCACCTATAGTTCTTGCTTTGTCTGACCTTGACttaaagaaagaaggggaggaGAATAAAGAAGAGGTGGAAAGGAAGGAAACTGATAAGTGGTCTTGGGGACTTCCCAAAGAGATTTTAAGGATGATTTTGGAACGACTAGCGTTTCCTGATAATCTGCGATTTGCAGCCGTTTGTGTACCATGGAAAAGGGTTACGATGGAAAGAAACCAAATGCGCAAATATCCCTGGGTGATGTTCTCCTACACTCACCAAACTAAAGTTCTTAGTTTTTTCAGTCTCTCAGAGAGTAGGGTTTATCATGTCAACATACCTTGGATTGAAGCAAGACAATGTCTTGGTTCTTGCCAGGGTTGGATTTTGGCTTCCAACCCCAGTCCGAGGGATTGTTTTCTCTTCAATCCGTTCTCAAGAGAAGCCCCAATCGAGCTTCCTTATTTGGACATTTGGGCTGGAAAATCTACTTATTGCTGGCACAGTCAGAATTTCTTTCACAAGGTGATTTTATCTTCCAGTCCTACTGATCCTGATTGCCTTGTTTTAGCCATTATGGATTCATGTGGGTTAGCATATTGTAAACTTGGAGATAGCAAATGGGTGGTATTCAAGGATATTGAAGAGGATGACTTTGGAGAGGATGTTGTGTTTTACAATGGGCAAGTTTATGCACTTTCAGAGAATGATCATCAGCTTATGGTTTTGGATATGGAAGATCCAGTTCTTTCAGGGGATGAAGATTTTGATTTATTTCCAAGTCCAGATGAAGCTTTTGCTCTATATCCAAGAAAAGAGGACATTAATGTATGTCCATTTATGGAAATAGTTGATCAGGAGCCTCTTTTTGAAGATGCCTCTTTTTATCAGAATTACCTTGTGCAATCCCAAGGTAATCTATTGTTGGTTTCTAGGATCTATAGACATGCCACAGGGAGTCTTGATGATCGTGACTTTTTTACACGCTGTGAATGTGGTAGAAAGATGTTTCCTCGTAGACATCTTCAAACTATCAGATTTCTTGTATACAAGCTGGTGGAGTGTAATCCAGAATCAAGTGATGATTCTAATTTTAGATACAATTGGGTCAAACAATCAAGATTGGGTGATGATCAAGTGCTGTTCTTGGGTAGAGGTTTATGCCAATCTCTCTCCACTGTTGACTGCCCGGGTTTGAAAGGAAACACAATTTATTTCACAGATGATGGAAAGCTAGTGCTCAATCCACCTCAGCAAAGGGACATGGGAATCTACCATCTTGATGACAGCCAAATTGAGCCCTTACTTCCATTTGACTCCTCTCAGTTCAATGTTTTGCCTTTCTGGATCATACCCTCGACATGA